The genome window CGGTCCCCCAACCTTCCACTCATGTTTAAAGGTCGGACTAATTACGGCTTATAGCTATTGGCCAACGAACTATTGACAACAGATAAGTACTGTTGATTGGGGGAGCTGGCGTGTAACTTTCATGTTCTGGATGCAACAACACATCAGGAACAACACTTGTCACTACCTACTTACCTTCACTACTCATCTGCAACGACTCGAGCGAAGTCCTGAACGTCGGTGTACCGCTCGAGTTCGCGGATGCCCTCGTCGCTCACCCTACCCGTCGCAGTTTCTCGCAGGCTTCCTCGTGGCCGTCCTCGCACGCGTCTCGAGCGCGTCGCGCCGCCTCAATCCCGCCGCGTTCGGAGTCGCCGGTAATCGATGACGACGGTTGCCCTCGAGAAGTACAGCCTTGCCCAGTTAGTCGACAGTCTCCGGGTACGCATTCGGACAGGGGTGGCCCAGGCGTGATCGTCTCGGCTGCGATCGCGGAGATCGGCGAGTGCGTTGCCGGCGATCCCCGCGAGGCGATCCGGTACGATCACCACAGCGGAAGTCGAGCCAAAAGTCACTCCGGAGACGCTTCTCGTCGTTCCCAGAGGAGCGTGAGCACTAACGCCGTCCCGATTGCCGCGACGACGACGAGGACGCCGATCACCAGATAGAGCATTGGGGACGCGCCGGCTAACATGCCGACGGTCAAGGGGAACATCGCAGTCGCACTCATATGTGTTTGAAGCAACGCAACCCGCAAGTAGTTATCGTCATGTTCGAGAGGTGTACCTGTTCCGCGAGAAGCCACGTGATACCCACACGACGAGGACGGCACGACACGAGTGAGATGTCATCCACACCCTGGAGATCGAACTGACCGGTCAGCGTTCACACGCTGCCAGCATCGCCGTTCTTTCATGGCGTCTCGTTCGGGAGTCACCACAAACCAGGGCTCGAGTGCTGGCAACTCGCGACTCGAGCCAGAGTAAACGTATAACTGTTTTGGCCTGAAAGGTACCTCATAGCCAATGGTGGCAGCGAGTTACGTCGGTCGAGCGGTCGCCCCAAACCACAGCACAGGGCGAACACTCTACCGCCGGGTGCGACCTGAACGCGTGTCGGGTATCAACCGATCCCGGGAGAGAACGCGAGGAGCCGATGATCGTCCGAACGGACGGTCGGTGAGGCCATGATGGCCTGGCTCGAGGCCCATCTCACGCCCGAGGCCACGAAGACAACGCTTTATCACGCCGTCCGCCTCCTCTTTCGGCTTTACGTTGCGAGTCTCCTGCTTGCCGGCACCTACAGTGTCTTCTGGCTCGCAGAAGTCGCCGGCCTGATCCCAGAACGACTCCTCTCGACGATCTGGGTCGGCATCGCCATCATGGGGACGATCTTCCTCGTGCTCTTGATCACGCTGTTTTACACCTCGAACACCCGATAATCGGCGCTCGAGTGGTCGTCTGCGTTTCTCGAGTGCCAGCCTGCTGGCGATCTATTCGTGGCCACTGCCTCGTTCGAGACGTTTAACCTCGATCACGGGAGAGAAACGATCGATGACCGTTGTGCTCGCGGGTATCGGTGCCGACAGCACCAATCTCGGCGCGCTCGCACCGCTGTACGACGACGGACGGTTCGAGTACGTTCCGATCCCCGAAAAGACCGACCGAACGAGTGAGGCCGCGACGCTCGGCTCGTGGGAGCTACGGGACGACCGTGTCGCAGCCGACCTCACGACGCGGATCGAACCTCAGCCCGTCCGGGGGGAGGCCGAGCCGGTTACAGGCGCAGCACTCGCCGAGTGGCCGTTTCACCGCGATCCGAACTTCGAGGCACTGACCTACGGCGAGCATCGGGCCAGCGGGTACGTCTCTCGGCTTCGAGCCCTCGAACCCGGCGACGTTGTCGGCTTCTACGCTGGGCTCCGCCGGCCGGATGGCGACCGAGCACACCGCTATCTGATCGGCTACTTCACCGTCGATTCGGTGGACGTGGTGACTCCGGAGACGCCCCAACCCGAACGCAAAGCGATTCTTGCGTCCCACCCCCATAACGCCCACGCGAAACGGGCTCGAGACGGGGACCTGTATCGTTCGGAGAAGACCGTCGTCTTCATCGGCGGCCGAACGCCGGGTGGACTGTTCGACCGACACCCGATCCGGCTCAGCGACTATTATGTGAAACCGGGCAACGAGCGCCCACAGTACTACCTCCGTGACGAAATTACAACGGCCTGGGACGTTCGCGAGGGTGGCGAGAACATGATGTTCAAGCCGGCCTATCGGTGTGCGATATCGGGCGAGCGGTTCCGATCACTGGTAGGCCCACTCGAGGAGCGACGACCCGAAGACGCCGCGGTCGACCCGTGATTCGTGTCGGTGTGAACTACGGCCGACTCGTGATTCGTGTTGGCGCAAATCTCGACCGGTTCGTTTCGGTCGGATAAACCAGTCGGTTTCTTGTATCGTTCCGTCGAACATCCGTGAGTGAGCGACGACAAGTCCCGATACGATCGCGTCCGACGCCACCCGACGCCGGGACGGGGAAACTCCCTGGCTGCCTGGACGAACGCCAAGTCACCGCTCCGGGTCGCGTTCAATTACGTCTTCGTCTGGCTGGCCCGAATCGCACCGAGCCTTCGGCTCAGACGGTGGGTGCTTCGCCGGCTCGGCGTGACCGTCGGCACGGGCGTCTCCTGGGGCCTCGAGGCGACGCCCGACGTCTTCTGGCCGGAGCTACTCACACTCCACGAACACGCGATCGTCGGCTACGATGCGACGCTGCTCTGTCACGAGTTCCTCCAGGACGAGTATCGGACGGGTGAAGTCGTCGTCGGCGAACGGGCGATGGTCGGTGCGGGGGCGATCGTGCTTCCGGGTGTCGAGATCGGTGCCGACGCACAGGTCGCGGCGAACTCGCTGGTCGCCGACGACGTCGAGCCGGGGACAACCGTCGCGGGTGTGCCGGCGCGGCCGATTGGAAACGACGACAGTACCGAGGCTGACGACTGATCGGCCGCCAGCATCGACCGTTTATCGACGTTCGATAGGGAGACTAACGATTGTGAATAGGTAGCACGACGTGGCGTTGCCAGTCGACCCTGAGAACTTGCTTGGTGAAGCGGGCACGAAGACGGAATCGAAGGTGAAGCAGGGTCCGGGAACGAGAGAACGGGCCCGGAAGCAACGAGTCGTACCGTCGGGTGTGAAACTGATGTCGATTACAGCGACGACCAGGAACGACGAGCCTCGCTCCAGGAGGTGATGGTCGCGATCCAGCGGGCAGCGATAAGCTTTTTCAGGGTTTCTGCAGGGAAGCCGTCGAACGTATCGACGGGAAGTGAGATGCCCATCGCGGGCTTGATATCGTGGGCAACCGCCTGGTCGCCGACGGAGACGACGGTTCCTTTGTCGTCGAACTCCCAGGTTTTGAGCGGTCGGCCGTCGATCGCACGGGCGATGTTCTCACCGACGAGTTCGGCGGCCTGCCAGGCGGCCTGGGCGGTCGGCGGGGCGGGTCGGTCGCCTTGCTCGAGGATTGCGGAGTCGCCGATGGAGAAGACGCGCTCGTCGGAGGTCTGGAAAGTCGCCTCGGCGTTGACACGGTTGTGCTCGTTCTCGAGGTCGACGCCGTCCATGGCGTTGCGACCGGTAATGCCGCCGGTCCAGACGAGAACGTCGTGCTCGAGCGGATCGCCGTCATCGAAGTGGATGACCTCGTCGGTCGCTTCGGTGATCGGGTCGTCGGTGTGGATCTGGACGCCAGCGGTCTCGAGTTTGTCGCGAAGCGCCTGCTGGATCTCCGGGTCGTTTCCGGGGAAGATTTCGTCGAGCGCCTCGACGAGGTGGATCTCGATGGGGGCGCGGTGGGCGTCGCGGAACTCGGCGATCTCACCGGCGGTCTGAATACCGGAGAGTCCAGCGCCACCGATAACGACCTGTGCGGGGTCGCCGCGGGTCCCGTCTTTGCTGGCCGCTTTGACGGCCTCGTGGATCTCGAGGGCGTCGTCGAGGCTCTTGAGCGTCAGCGAATGCTCCTCGAGGCCGGGAATGCCGTAGTAAGCGGTCTGGCTTCCCAGCGCGACGAGGACGTAATCGTACTCGACGTCCGCTTCGTCAGCGAGTTCGACGACCTGTTCGTCGACGTCCAGGCCGGTTACTTCAGCCTGGATGAAGGTAGTCGAAGGATCGGTAATCTGGTCCACGGAGAAGGTGACGTCCGAGCGAACGTCGGGGTCACGAATGACCCGGTGAACTTCG of Natrarchaeobaculum sulfurireducens contains these proteins:
- a CDS encoding Nmad3 family putative nucleotide modification protein; translated protein: MTVVLAGIGADSTNLGALAPLYDDGRFEYVPIPEKTDRTSEAATLGSWELRDDRVAADLTTRIEPQPVRGEAEPVTGAALAEWPFHRDPNFEALTYGEHRASGYVSRLRALEPGDVVGFYAGLRRPDGDRAHRYLIGYFTVDSVDVVTPETPQPERKAILASHPHNAHAKRARDGDLYRSEKTVVFIGGRTPGGLFDRHPIRLSDYYVKPGNERPQYYLRDEITTAWDVREGGENMMFKPAYRCAISGERFRSLVGPLEERRPEDAAVDP
- a CDS encoding acyltransferase, with amino-acid sequence MSDDKSRYDRVRRHPTPGRGNSLAAWTNAKSPLRVAFNYVFVWLARIAPSLRLRRWVLRRLGVTVGTGVSWGLEATPDVFWPELLTLHEHAIVGYDATLLCHEFLQDEYRTGEVVVGERAMVGAGAIVLPGVEIGADAQVAANSLVADDVEPGTTVAGVPARPIGNDDSTEADD
- a CDS encoding NAD(P)/FAD-dependent oxidoreductase produces the protein MAEKVVVLGAGYAGAGAINTLQSELGTETRITWIADVDYHLVLHEVHRVIRDPDVRSDVTFSVDQITDPSTTFIQAEVTGLDVDEQVVELADEADVEYDYVLVALGSQTAYYGIPGLEEHSLTLKSLDDALEIHEAVKAASKDGTRGDPAQVVIGGAGLSGIQTAGEIAEFRDAHRAPIEIHLVEALDEIFPGNDPEIQQALRDKLETAGVQIHTDDPITEATDEVIHFDDGDPLEHDVLVWTGGITGRNAMDGVDLENEHNRVNAEATFQTSDERVFSIGDSAILEQGDRPAPPTAQAAWQAAELVGENIARAIDGRPLKTWEFDDKGTVVSVGDQAVAHDIKPAMGISLPVDTFDGFPAETLKKLIAARWIATITSWSEARRSWSSL